In Natrinema sp. HArc-T2, a genomic segment contains:
- a CDS encoding ATP-binding protein, producing MTDHPTLSEFATNETTDSRPASQPSTDETVTMTADERVATYLIEDQMADLTDAIREAVQNGIDSPGSSRVLVSISPERSIILDDGAGVDLESTEGRRNLSVLGAGSKQRSDDETIGEWGIGKGAIIAKGAVRIWSHDTALCFDYRDRRNSGQWADVSGRDGQLVDAEHHLEGMLVEIDHYEDEVPDPDSYRWRRYVRDLRKRFAYVQSRTSVSVVINGKPVDNGDPLEVVADSPHPSLTRETEDVILALEYTPHDGLDIYSNGLYVTTKREYGLGGIVVSKGNLTLNFARNDIQSGCDRWQRIDDALEQARNDLYADVSDDRLTAESREVMIEAMASDGDDASDVQWTDRKLFQLATESRISLEEIQAAPKIGWADGAQKGADKLVERGYVVLDTSDAATQRLRDLATDEDTSITVPETFDVGEQAESKGVWTGYHRIEDESQLNADQQRYLRFARVLARELGIERDVYYGEASADAWTDGRTYIVITDSAVTSRQRAVWMHDLYLVMLHEAAHETSSRDRPSHGHHFESTFRSLVEDPDNRSSFAKLVQQVVDEGFESVFDEYGVGL from the coding sequence ATGACAGATCATCCGACGTTATCGGAGTTCGCGACGAACGAGACAACCGACTCGAGGCCGGCCAGTCAGCCATCGACAGACGAGACCGTAACGATGACCGCTGACGAGCGGGTCGCAACGTACCTCATCGAGGATCAGATGGCGGATCTCACAGACGCGATTCGCGAAGCTGTCCAAAACGGCATCGACAGTCCTGGGTCATCCCGTGTGTTGGTCAGCATCTCACCCGAGCGATCGATCATCCTCGACGACGGTGCTGGCGTTGACCTCGAGTCGACTGAGGGACGACGCAACTTGTCGGTGCTCGGCGCAGGAAGCAAGCAACGGTCGGACGACGAGACAATCGGCGAGTGGGGGATCGGCAAGGGTGCGATCATCGCGAAGGGTGCCGTTCGTATCTGGAGTCACGACACCGCACTGTGCTTTGACTACCGAGATCGACGCAACTCTGGGCAGTGGGCAGACGTCAGCGGGCGCGATGGCCAGCTTGTGGACGCTGAGCATCATCTCGAGGGGATGCTCGTCGAGATCGATCACTACGAAGACGAAGTGCCAGACCCGGACAGCTACCGCTGGCGGCGCTACGTTCGCGACCTTCGCAAGCGCTTCGCGTATGTGCAGTCTCGAACGAGCGTCTCGGTCGTGATCAACGGCAAGCCAGTCGACAACGGCGATCCACTCGAGGTAGTGGCGGACTCTCCACATCCGTCGCTCACTCGTGAAACTGAGGATGTAATCCTCGCACTCGAGTACACACCCCACGACGGGCTCGACATATACAGCAACGGACTGTACGTGACGACAAAGCGCGAGTACGGACTCGGCGGGATCGTCGTCTCGAAAGGGAACTTGACGCTGAACTTTGCGCGTAACGACATCCAGTCCGGCTGTGATCGATGGCAACGGATCGACGACGCACTCGAGCAGGCACGTAACGACCTGTACGCGGACGTCTCGGACGACCGGCTGACTGCTGAGAGTCGGGAAGTGATGATCGAGGCGATGGCGTCCGACGGCGATGATGCATCGGACGTGCAGTGGACCGATCGCAAGCTGTTCCAACTGGCAACGGAGTCCCGCATCAGCCTCGAAGAGATCCAGGCGGCCCCAAAGATTGGATGGGCTGACGGTGCCCAGAAAGGTGCAGACAAACTCGTCGAGCGTGGTTACGTCGTCCTCGATACGAGTGATGCGGCGACGCAGCGGCTTCGCGATCTCGCCACTGACGAGGACACATCGATAACGGTGCCAGAGACGTTCGATGTTGGCGAGCAAGCAGAGTCAAAGGGCGTCTGGACTGGCTATCATCGCATCGAGGATGAGTCGCAGTTGAACGCTGATCAGCAGCGGTATCTCCGCTTCGCTCGAGTGCTCGCACGAGAGCTTGGGATTGAGCGGGACGTGTACTACGGCGAGGCGAGTGCCGATGCTTGGACTGACGGCAGGACGTACATCGTGATCACCGACTCGGCGGTGACGAGCCGCCAGCGTGCCGTCTGGATGCACGACCTGTATCTCGTGATGTTGCACGAAGCAGCTCACGAAACCTCGAGTCGTGATCGTCCCTCGCATGGACATCACTTCGAGAGTACGTTTCGGTCGCTCGTGGAGGATCCAGATAATCGAAGTTCGTTCGCGAAGCTTGTCCAGCAGGTCGTCGACGAAGGATTCGAGTCCGTGTTTGATGAGTATGGGGTGGGGCTCTAG
- a CDS encoding MarR family transcriptional regulator, translated as MSSAKERLEDLPPSAKLVYKTLEYESEGTQKELVTETRLSSRTVRYAISRLEEQELVEQRVSFRDARQKLYSLAE; from the coding sequence GTGAGCAGCGCAAAAGAACGGCTCGAGGACTTGCCACCGAGTGCGAAGTTGGTCTACAAGACGCTGGAATACGAGAGCGAGGGCACACAAAAAGAACTGGTCACGGAAACCAGACTTTCATCTCGGACTGTTCGATATGCGATCTCTCGGCTTGAGGAACAGGAGTTAGTTGAGCAACGAGTGTCCTTTCGAGACGCCCGTCAGAAGCTCTATTCGCTTGCGGAGTAG
- a CDS encoding ArdC-like ssDNA-binding domain-containing protein, with the protein MATSSSPRETFDDSDTRHDEMHSTIEAWIQDLVDEVDNAVSSEQFTEWLDVQSRFHDYSHRNTLLIKLQCPEATRVAGYRTWQNEFDRHVKEGETAIWIWAPIIAKQCPDCGNSPSYHERSDCEYNETSPDSWEKGLVGFRPAPVFDVSQTDGEPLPDLETEARGDADKLVSALLEAADPLEVDVEIVPPQDWSHGSAKGVCEYRPQEQPRVTVRDRENDADLAVTLVHEYAHALLHSGVDDEAERSKRELEAEAVGYIVGRYFGLDTSGSAFYLAAWHGDEPETILDRLERISSTAQEIIDIVSEVVDDE; encoded by the coding sequence ATGGCTACAAGCAGCAGCCCCCGGGAAACGTTCGACGATTCGGACACCCGGCACGATGAGATGCACAGCACGATCGAAGCATGGATCCAAGACCTCGTCGACGAGGTCGATAACGCCGTCTCGAGCGAGCAGTTCACAGAGTGGTTAGATGTCCAGAGTCGCTTCCATGACTACTCGCACCGAAACACGCTGTTGATCAAACTTCAGTGTCCAGAGGCAACGCGCGTTGCCGGCTATCGAACGTGGCAAAACGAGTTTGACCGACACGTCAAAGAAGGGGAGACGGCGATCTGGATCTGGGCACCCATCATCGCAAAGCAGTGCCCCGACTGCGGAAACTCGCCGTCGTACCACGAGCGCAGTGACTGTGAGTATAACGAGACATCGCCGGACAGTTGGGAGAAAGGACTTGTCGGCTTTCGGCCAGCGCCTGTCTTCGATGTTTCGCAGACTGACGGCGAGCCACTGCCCGACCTCGAGACGGAAGCGAGAGGTGACGCTGACAAGTTGGTTTCCGCACTCCTCGAAGCAGCAGACCCACTCGAAGTAGATGTAGAGATCGTGCCACCCCAGGACTGGTCGCACGGGAGTGCCAAGGGCGTCTGTGAGTACCGCCCTCAAGAGCAGCCACGCGTCACCGTCCGTGATCGCGAGAACGACGCTGACCTCGCCGTCACGCTCGTTCACGAGTACGCCCACGCGCTGTTACACAGTGGTGTCGACGACGAGGCTGAGCGATCGAAACGTGAACTCGAAGCCGAAGCGGTCGGCTACATCGTTGGGCGGTACTTCGGGTTGGATACGAGCGGTTCAGCGTTTTACCTTGCCGCGTGGCACGGTGACGAACCCGAAACGATCCTCGATCGGCTTGAGCGAATCAGTTCGACCGCCCAGGAGATCATCGATATCGTCAGCGAGGTGGTCGACGATGAGTGA